A genomic segment from Micromonospora echinaurantiaca encodes:
- a CDS encoding ABC transporter ATP-binding protein: MTGDLIPGAGGAAPAPPPVDADLVVSLDGVGVRRSGTALLHDLTWRVELDERWVVLGPNGAGKTTLLNIAAGRLHPTTGVAHVLGERIGRTDLTELRTRIGLSTAALAERVPADERVTDVVVTAAWSVVGRWRESYDPTDEARARALLGQLGVGGLAERSYGTLSEGERKRVQIARALMTDPELLLLDEPAAGLDLGGREDLVARLAELAQDPDAPAMVLVTHHVEEIPPGFTHALLLREGGVVAQGLLGETLTGDNLSKAFGLPLVVQRSGDRYTARAA, translated from the coding sequence GTGACTGGTGACCTGATCCCCGGCGCCGGCGGCGCCGCACCCGCACCCCCGCCCGTGGACGCGGATCTGGTGGTCAGCCTCGACGGCGTCGGCGTACGCCGGTCCGGCACCGCCCTGCTGCACGACCTCACCTGGCGGGTCGAGCTGGACGAGCGCTGGGTCGTGCTCGGCCCGAACGGCGCCGGCAAGACCACCCTGCTCAACATCGCGGCCGGCCGGCTGCACCCGACCACCGGCGTCGCACACGTGCTCGGCGAGCGGATCGGCCGTACCGACCTGACCGAGCTGCGTACCCGGATCGGGCTCTCCACCGCCGCGCTCGCCGAGCGGGTGCCCGCCGACGAGCGGGTCACCGACGTGGTGGTGACCGCCGCCTGGTCGGTGGTCGGCCGCTGGCGGGAGAGCTACGACCCCACCGACGAGGCCCGCGCCCGCGCGCTGCTCGGCCAGCTCGGCGTCGGCGGCCTCGCGGAGCGCAGCTACGGCACCCTGTCGGAGGGGGAGCGCAAGCGGGTGCAGATCGCCCGCGCCCTGATGACCGACCCGGAGCTGCTGCTGCTCGACGAGCCCGCGGCCGGGCTCGACCTGGGCGGCCGGGAGGACCTGGTGGCCCGGCTCGCCGAGCTGGCGCAGGACCCGGACGCCCCGGCGATGGTGCTGGTCACCCACCACGTGGAGGAGATCCCGCCCGGCTTCACCCACGCGCTGCTGCTGCGTGAGGGTGGTGTGGTGGCGCAGGGGCTGCTCGGCGAGACGCTCACCGGGGACAACCTCTCCAAGGCCTTCGGCCTGCCGCTGGTGGTCCAGCGCTCCGGCGACCGGTACACGGCTCGCGCGGCCTGA
- a CDS encoding ABC transporter ATP-binding protein, whose amino-acid sequence MSAVIEIEGLRKTFHSLRHGRRVAVDGFDLLVEPGQIHGFLGPNGSGKTTTLRALLGLVRADAGRMTVLGARSPEQLPQVSGRVGAIVESPQFFGNFTAHRTLRLLARAGGVPVSRVDEVLTQVGLYDRGHERVKGYSLGMKQRLAVASALLKDPELLILDEPANGLDPAGIREMRDLMRSLAAAGVTVLVSSHILAEIQLICDHVTIISRGRRVAAGRVDEVLAGFDRHEFLVRVAEPARAVELLGAAGLAATAHDDHLTVAEVTDPTVVSRTLGEQGIWVSELTPLRPDLESVFLELTGTAGHPGVPRQVDDSVLPDRPTPDATIDLDAGVGETRGVDA is encoded by the coding sequence ATGAGCGCGGTCATCGAGATCGAGGGTCTGCGCAAGACCTTCCACAGTCTGCGGCACGGCCGCCGGGTCGCGGTCGACGGCTTCGACCTGCTCGTGGAACCCGGTCAGATCCACGGCTTCCTCGGCCCGAACGGCTCCGGCAAGACCACCACGTTGCGCGCCCTGCTCGGCCTGGTCCGCGCCGACGCGGGGCGGATGACGGTGCTCGGCGCGCGGTCGCCGGAGCAGCTGCCCCAGGTGTCCGGGCGGGTCGGGGCGATCGTGGAGAGCCCGCAGTTCTTCGGCAACTTCACCGCCCACCGCACGCTGCGGCTGCTCGCCCGGGCCGGCGGCGTTCCGGTCTCCCGGGTCGACGAGGTGTTGACCCAGGTCGGCCTGTACGACCGCGGCCACGAGCGGGTCAAGGGCTACTCGCTCGGCATGAAGCAGCGCCTCGCCGTCGCCTCCGCCCTGCTCAAGGACCCGGAGCTGCTGATCCTCGACGAGCCGGCGAACGGGCTGGACCCGGCCGGCATCCGGGAGATGCGGGACCTGATGCGGTCGCTGGCCGCGGCCGGGGTGACCGTGCTGGTGTCCAGCCACATCCTGGCCGAGATCCAGCTGATCTGCGACCACGTCACGATCATCTCCCGGGGCCGACGGGTGGCGGCCGGCCGGGTGGACGAGGTGCTGGCCGGCTTCGACCGGCACGAGTTCCTGGTCCGGGTGGCCGAGCCGGCGCGGGCGGTCGAGTTGCTCGGCGCCGCCGGGCTGGCCGCCACCGCGCACGACGACCACCTGACCGTGGCCGAGGTGACCGACCCGACCGTCGTCAGCCGCACCCTCGGTGAGCAGGGCATCTGGGTGAGCGAGCTGACCCCGCTGCGGCCGGACCTGGAGAGCGTCTTCCTGGAGCTGACCGGCACGGCCGGGCATCCGGGGGTACCCCGGCAGGTCGACGACTCGGTGCTGCCCGACCGCCCGACGCCGGACGCGACGATCGACCTCGACGCGGGGGTCGGCGAGACCAGAGGAGTGGACGCGTGA
- a CDS encoding ABC transporter permease subunit — protein MNLVRAELERLSARRFVQLMVVLLVLAFGITAATTLAGSHRPTATELAEAQRQAAEERRNLEVIHEQCLARERGVLPPEQADQYYPPNCSEVDPALRERLPVAADYLVGVFTFATEARPLLYFLIAFLVLFGFLVGASYIGADLNSGGVVNLLLWRPRRMTVLSAKLGTLLGGVLALSLVASVVYLGAFWFIGQAAGQPGHLDEEFWRSLGTLWGRGLVLVLLATALGFAIATLGRHTSAALGAVAAYLVVWELGARLVFEILEVARPDQLMLSSHLAAWLTGRAEFWDNQACAGVFDGSCDGFYALTWAPALVVLVTLTAALTAAAFALFRRRDLI, from the coding sequence GTGAACCTGGTCCGTGCCGAACTGGAGCGGCTGAGCGCCCGGCGCTTCGTCCAGCTCATGGTCGTCCTGCTGGTGCTGGCCTTCGGGATCACCGCGGCGACCACCCTGGCCGGCTCGCACCGGCCCACCGCCACCGAACTGGCCGAGGCGCAGCGGCAGGCGGCCGAGGAGCGGCGCAACCTGGAGGTCATCCACGAGCAGTGCCTCGCCCGCGAGCGCGGTGTGCTGCCGCCGGAGCAGGCCGACCAGTACTACCCGCCCAACTGCAGCGAGGTGGACCCGGCGCTGCGGGAGCGGCTGCCGGTGGCCGCCGACTACCTGGTCGGGGTGTTCACCTTCGCCACGGAGGCCCGGCCGCTGCTCTACTTCCTGATCGCCTTCCTGGTCCTCTTCGGCTTCCTGGTCGGCGCCTCCTACATCGGCGCCGACCTGAACTCCGGCGGCGTGGTCAACCTGCTGCTGTGGCGGCCACGCCGGATGACGGTGCTCAGCGCCAAGCTGGGCACGCTGCTGGGCGGGGTGCTGGCGCTGTCGCTGGTCGCCTCGGTGGTGTACCTGGGCGCCTTCTGGTTCATCGGGCAGGCAGCCGGGCAGCCGGGCCACCTCGACGAGGAGTTCTGGCGATCGCTGGGGACGCTCTGGGGTCGCGGGCTGGTGCTGGTGCTGCTGGCCACGGCGCTCGGCTTCGCCATCGCCACGCTGGGCCGGCACACCTCGGCGGCGCTCGGCGCGGTCGCCGCGTACCTGGTGGTGTGGGAGCTCGGCGCCCGGCTGGTGTTCGAGATCCTGGAGGTGGCCCGGCCCGATCAGCTGATGCTCTCCAGCCACCTGGCCGCCTGGCTGACCGGGCGGGCGGAGTTCTGGGACAACCAGGCCTGCGCAGGTGTCTTCGACGGCAGCTGCGACGGCTTCTACGCGCTGACCTGGGCGCCGGCGCTGGTCGTACTGGTCACGCTGACCGCCGCGCTCACCGCGGCGGCCTTCGCCCTGTTCCGCCGGCGGGATCTGATCTGA
- a CDS encoding ROK family transcriptional regulator produces the protein MSATRLPGTPRLLRALNDRAALELLLEQGPLTRARLGELTGLSKVTASQLVERLEERGLVTRVGEQAGGRGPNAQLYAVRPGSAHVVGVDVGPDRVVAACADITGAVIGRVEQSTRDTDDPVGVVHNAVVQAASSAQAQLSSVRRIVLGTPGLVDPATGDITFAFNLPRWHSGLLGALRDDLHTPVVFENDVNLAAVAEAQSGAARGVTDFVLVWVGAGVGLAIMLGGRLHHGSSGAAGEIGYLPVPGAPIPRDVSRRAKPAFQQLVGGDAVRALAREHGYPGDSATAAVRAAIADGTAGGPMLDELARRLALGVASTCVVLDPPLVVLAGEVGQAGGAALAERVQHEVAAITLVRPRVVPTGLTEEPILNGALRTALDAVRDEVFGSTVG, from the coding sequence ATGAGTGCGACCCGGTTGCCCGGCACCCCCCGCCTGCTGCGGGCGCTCAACGACCGCGCCGCGCTGGAACTGCTGCTCGAGCAGGGGCCGCTGACCCGGGCGCGGCTCGGCGAGCTGACCGGGTTGTCCAAGGTCACCGCCTCCCAGCTGGTCGAGCGGCTGGAGGAGCGCGGGCTGGTCACCCGGGTCGGCGAGCAGGCCGGCGGGCGGGGACCGAACGCCCAGCTCTACGCGGTGCGGCCGGGCAGCGCGCACGTGGTCGGGGTGGACGTCGGCCCGGACCGGGTGGTCGCCGCCTGCGCGGACATCACCGGCGCGGTGATCGGCCGGGTCGAGCAGTCCACCCGGGACACCGATGACCCGGTCGGCGTGGTGCACAACGCGGTGGTCCAGGCGGCCAGCAGCGCGCAGGCCCAGCTGTCGAGCGTCCGGCGGATCGTGCTCGGCACCCCCGGTCTGGTCGACCCGGCCACCGGCGACATCACCTTCGCCTTCAACCTGCCGCGCTGGCACAGCGGCCTGCTCGGCGCGCTCCGAGACGACCTGCACACCCCGGTGGTCTTCGAGAACGACGTCAACCTGGCCGCGGTGGCCGAGGCGCAGTCCGGCGCCGCCCGCGGGGTGACCGACTTCGTGCTGGTCTGGGTCGGCGCGGGCGTCGGTCTGGCGATCATGCTCGGCGGGCGGCTGCACCACGGCAGCAGCGGCGCCGCGGGCGAGATCGGCTACCTGCCGGTGCCCGGCGCGCCCATCCCGCGTGACGTGTCCCGCCGGGCCAAGCCGGCCTTCCAGCAGTTGGTCGGTGGGGACGCGGTGCGCGCGTTGGCCCGCGAGCACGGCTACCCCGGCGACAGCGCCACCGCGGCGGTGCGCGCGGCGATCGCGGACGGCACGGCGGGCGGCCCGATGCTCGACGAGCTGGCCCGGCGGCTGGCGCTCGGCGTGGCCAGCACCTGCGTGGTGCTGGACCCGCCGCTGGTGGTGCTCGCCGGCGAGGTCGGCCAGGCGGGCGGCGCGGCACTGGCCGAGCGGGTGCAGCACGAGGTGGCGGCGATCACCCTGGTCCGGCCCCGGGTGGTGCCGACCGGGCTGACCGAGGAGCCGATCCTCAACGGCGCGCTGCGGACCGCGCTGGACGCCGTCCGTGACGAGGTCTTCGGTTCCACCGTCGGTTGA
- a CDS encoding glycoside hydrolase family 3 N-terminal domain-containing protein has translation MGLDPGLRRLALGTLLAAYPGPVPPDWAVDLVAEGLAGHTLFGTNVHNPAQVAASTAALRAGRADVLIAIDEEGGDVTRLAHATGSPYPGNAALGAVGDVALTRRVYEAIGAELAALGITVNLAPTVDVNTADENPVIGTRSFGADPIRVAAHSAAAVAGLQAAGVAACAKHFPGHGATIADSHHELPTVDVPVEVLRERDLPPFAAVVAAGTQAVMTAHIRVPALTGDGPATFSRAVLVDLLRGEYGFTGTVITDALEMKGAAIAAGGVGPAAVRALAAGADLLCIGAQVDAELVERVVAEIVAALADGRLDRSRVEEAAGRAAALAAWTGAAGGISAAATDLGYAAARRAVRVEGTLTDLDRPLVVQLHAAATIAEGRVPWGLGPHLAEAEEIRVVAAETEPATLRGLAGSRPIVLVGRHLHRLPGGPELVTALAAEHPVTVVEMGWPASWRPAGVRAFVTTYGASHANGRAAAEALGLTA, from the coding sequence GTGGGGCTCGATCCAGGACTGCGCCGGCTCGCGCTCGGCACGCTGCTGGCCGCGTACCCGGGCCCGGTGCCACCGGACTGGGCGGTGGACCTGGTCGCCGAGGGGCTCGCCGGGCACACCCTGTTCGGCACGAACGTGCACAACCCGGCCCAGGTGGCGGCCAGCACCGCCGCGCTGCGGGCCGGCCGCGCCGACGTGCTGATCGCCATCGACGAGGAGGGCGGCGACGTCACCCGGCTCGCCCACGCCACCGGCAGCCCCTATCCCGGCAACGCGGCGCTCGGCGCGGTCGGCGACGTGGCGCTGACCCGACGCGTCTACGAGGCCATCGGGGCCGAGCTGGCCGCGCTCGGTATCACTGTCAACCTCGCGCCCACCGTCGACGTCAACACCGCCGACGAGAACCCGGTGATCGGCACCCGCTCGTTCGGCGCCGATCCGATCCGGGTCGCCGCACACTCCGCCGCCGCGGTGGCCGGGCTCCAGGCCGCCGGCGTCGCCGCCTGCGCCAAGCACTTTCCCGGGCACGGCGCCACGATCGCCGACTCGCACCACGAACTGCCCACCGTGGACGTACCGGTCGAGGTGCTGCGGGAGCGCGACCTGCCCCCGTTCGCCGCGGTGGTCGCCGCCGGTACCCAGGCGGTGATGACCGCGCACATCCGGGTACCCGCGCTGACCGGCGACGGCCCGGCCACCTTCAGCCGGGCCGTCCTGGTGGACCTGCTGCGCGGGGAGTACGGCTTCACCGGCACCGTGATCACCGACGCGCTGGAGATGAAGGGCGCCGCGATCGCCGCGGGCGGGGTGGGGCCGGCCGCCGTCCGGGCCCTCGCCGCCGGCGCCGACCTGCTCTGTATCGGCGCCCAGGTCGACGCCGAGCTGGTCGAGCGGGTGGTCGCCGAGATCGTCGCGGCGCTGGCCGACGGCCGGCTGGACCGCTCCCGGGTGGAGGAGGCCGCCGGTCGGGCCGCCGCGCTGGCCGCCTGGACCGGGGCCGCCGGCGGGATCTCCGCCGCCGCCACCGACCTGGGGTACGCGGCCGCGCGCCGCGCCGTCCGGGTGGAGGGCACCCTCACCGACCTGGACCGGCCGCTGGTGGTCCAGTTGCACGCCGCCGCCACCATCGCCGAGGGCCGGGTGCCCTGGGGACTCGGCCCGCACCTGGCCGAGGCCGAGGAGATCCGGGTGGTCGCCGCGGAGACCGAACCGGCCACCCTGCGCGGGCTCGCCGGGTCCCGGCCGATCGTGCTGGTCGGCCGGCACCTGCACCGGCTGCCCGGCGGTCCCGAGCTGGTCACCGCGCTGGCCGCCGAGCATCCGGTGACCGTGGTCGAGATGGGGTGGCCGGCGAGCTGGCGGCCGGCCGGCGTCCGGGCGTTCGTCACCACCTACGGCGCCAGCCACGCCAACGGCCGGGCCGCCGCCGAGGCCCTCGGGCTGACCGCCTGA
- a CDS encoding PP2C family protein-serine/threonine phosphatase, with product MTASDPWRRALADLVSRSHRLPPDELAVAVGVVLRPLGATATVYLVDAEQCDLRPLPEPGRPAPDALPIDTSLAGRAFTHVEPLIGHGPPPRLWVPIVNGTDRLGLLEVFPAAAVDPSDSSLQDGCRLIAGLIGHLVTSKIAYGDVLHRARRSRPMAVSAELLWQLLPPLTFAAPNTAISALLEPCYEVGGDAFDYALDAGVLSLAILDGVGRGLPAVLTTSVALSALRAARRAGSDLPGLARSVDTAITSQWRDARFVTGVLAEFDTRTGVLRYVVAGHPPPLLLRGGRAVREMTGGRRLPLGLADQAVPAQTRLERGDRLLLHTDGVTEARSTSGELFGLPRLTDLAERQISSGLPAAEILRRLSHAVTEHLGGTDRDDATLLLVEWSAEASANAEP from the coding sequence ATGACCGCCTCCGACCCCTGGCGCCGGGCACTGGCCGACCTCGTGTCCCGGTCGCACCGGCTGCCGCCGGACGAGCTGGCGGTGGCGGTCGGCGTCGTACTGCGACCACTGGGCGCCACGGCCACCGTCTACCTGGTCGACGCCGAGCAGTGCGACCTGCGTCCGCTGCCCGAGCCGGGCCGGCCGGCGCCGGACGCGCTGCCGATCGACACCAGCCTGGCCGGCCGCGCCTTCACCCACGTCGAGCCGCTCATCGGGCACGGGCCGCCGCCCCGGCTCTGGGTGCCGATCGTGAACGGCACCGACCGGCTGGGACTGCTGGAGGTCTTCCCGGCGGCCGCCGTCGACCCGTCCGACTCGTCGCTCCAGGACGGCTGCCGGCTGATCGCCGGCCTGATCGGGCACCTGGTGACGAGCAAGATCGCGTACGGCGACGTGCTGCACCGGGCCCGGCGCAGCCGGCCGATGGCGGTCTCCGCCGAACTGCTCTGGCAACTGCTGCCACCGCTGACCTTCGCCGCCCCGAACACCGCGATCAGCGCCCTGCTCGAACCCTGCTACGAGGTCGGCGGGGACGCGTTCGACTACGCCCTGGACGCCGGGGTCCTCTCCCTGGCGATCCTGGACGGGGTGGGTCGCGGCCTGCCGGCGGTGCTCACCACCTCGGTCGCGCTCTCCGCGCTGCGCGCGGCGCGGCGGGCCGGCAGCGATCTGCCCGGGCTGGCCCGCTCGGTGGACACCGCCATCACGAGCCAGTGGCGCGACGCCCGCTTCGTCACCGGGGTGCTGGCCGAGTTCGACACCCGCACCGGCGTGCTCCGGTACGTCGTCGCCGGGCACCCGCCGCCGCTGCTGCTGCGGGGCGGGCGGGCGGTGCGGGAGATGACCGGCGGCCGGCGCCTCCCGCTCGGCCTGGCCGACCAGGCCGTGCCGGCGCAGACCCGGCTGGAGCGGGGCGACCGGTTGCTGCTGCACACCGACGGGGTCACCGAGGCGCGCAGTACGAGCGGCGAACTGTTCGGCCTGCCCAGGCTGACCGATCTCGCCGAGCGCCAGATCAGCTCCGGCCTGCCGGCGGCCGAGATCCTGCGTCGGCTGAGCCACGCGGTCACCGAGCACCTGGGCGGGACGGACCGCGACGACGCCACGCTGCTGCTGGTCGAGTGGTCGGCCGAGGCGTCCGCGAACGCCGAACCCTGA
- a CDS encoding STAS domain-containing protein: protein MDDVRAQDAERRQVVLRPAGEIDMSTADALERELLDAVRSADVDEVLVDLAGVAFLDSSGVRVLVHGAVVARERAVTLRAARPQPVVARVLRITSVDALLGLTDGGAEDHADHGLPAPD, encoded by the coding sequence GTGGACGACGTGCGGGCGCAGGACGCGGAGCGGCGGCAGGTGGTGCTGCGGCCGGCCGGTGAGATCGACATGTCCACCGCCGACGCCCTCGAGAGGGAACTGCTGGACGCGGTGCGTTCCGCCGATGTCGACGAAGTCCTCGTCGATCTGGCCGGCGTCGCGTTCCTCGACTCCAGCGGGGTTCGGGTGCTGGTCCACGGCGCGGTGGTGGCCCGGGAGCGCGCCGTGACGCTCCGGGCGGCCCGGCCGCAGCCGGTGGTGGCCCGGGTGCTGCGGATCACCTCGGTCGATGCCCTGCTCGGGTTGACCGACGGGGGCGCCGAGGACCACGCCGACCACGGCTTGCCCGCGCCGGACTGA
- a CDS encoding thiol-disulfide oxidoreductase DCC family protein, with translation MTVPPAGAAGLPDATTHSGGGIQGFTVLFDAHCPLCRAARGWLASRPQLVPLDFVPAGSAEARRRFPGLDHAATLRDLTVIADTGAVYAGDGAWFACLWALAEHRSTAERLARPHLLPLARRVVAVASAVRERVREPWPEPTPDPPGYGGPDDRADCADDRCG, from the coding sequence ATGACCGTCCCGCCCGCCGGCGCGGCGGGTCTCCCGGATGCCACCACGCACTCCGGTGGTGGCATCCAGGGGTTCACCGTCCTGTTCGACGCGCACTGCCCGCTGTGCCGGGCCGCACGCGGCTGGCTGGCGTCCCGGCCGCAGCTCGTACCGCTGGACTTCGTGCCGGCCGGCTCGGCGGAGGCCCGGCGGCGGTTCCCCGGCCTGGACCACGCCGCGACGCTGCGCGACCTCACCGTCATCGCGGACACCGGCGCGGTGTACGCGGGCGACGGCGCATGGTTCGCCTGCCTGTGGGCGCTGGCCGAGCACCGGTCGACGGCCGAACGGCTGGCCCGCCCGCACCTGCTCCCGCTGGCCCGGCGGGTGGTGGCGGTCGCCTCGGCGGTACGCGAGCGGGTCCGCGAGCCGTGGCCGGAGCCGACGCCCGACCCGCCGGGTTACGGTGGCCCCGATGACCGAGCAGACTGCGCCGACGACCGCTGCGGGTGA
- a CDS encoding TetR family transcriptional regulator, with product MTEQTAPTTAAGEPATARGEQTRQLILDTAMRLFRERGYAQTTMRAIAQEAGVAVGNAYYYFGSKDHLIQEFYARAQVEHRAAAQPVLDRESDFAARLAGVLHAGIDVLTPSHDFAASFFKTAAEPTSPLSPFSAESSAPRQAAVALFAEVLDGSTAKVDADLRPQLPELLWLAYMGVILYWVYDRSPGQARTRQLIDGAVPLIDRLVALSRLRVLRPVTRQVLDLIRTLRH from the coding sequence ATGACCGAGCAGACTGCGCCGACGACCGCTGCGGGTGAGCCGGCGACCGCCCGCGGCGAGCAGACGCGGCAGCTCATCCTGGACACCGCGATGCGGCTGTTCCGCGAGCGCGGGTACGCCCAGACCACCATGCGCGCGATCGCCCAGGAGGCCGGGGTGGCGGTGGGCAACGCCTACTACTACTTCGGCTCCAAGGACCACCTGATCCAGGAGTTCTACGCCCGCGCGCAGGTCGAGCACCGGGCGGCGGCCCAGCCGGTGCTCGACCGCGAGTCCGACTTCGCCGCCCGGCTCGCCGGGGTGCTGCACGCCGGCATCGACGTGCTCACCCCCTCGCACGACTTCGCCGCCAGCTTCTTCAAGACGGCCGCGGAACCGACCTCCCCGCTGAGCCCGTTCTCGGCGGAGTCCTCGGCGCCGCGCCAGGCGGCGGTCGCGCTCTTCGCCGAGGTGCTGGACGGCTCCACCGCCAAGGTGGACGCCGACCTGCGCCCCCAACTGCCGGAGCTGCTCTGGCTGGCGTACATGGGGGTGATCCTCTACTGGGTCTACGACCGGTCACCGGGGCAGGCCCGGACCCGGCAGCTCATCGACGGGGCCGTGCCGCTCATCGACCGGCTGGTGGCGCTGTCCCGGCTGCGGGTGCTCCGCCCGGTCACCCGCCAGGTCCTCGACCTGATTCGTACGCTGCGTCACTGA
- a CDS encoding GNAT family N-acetyltransferase produces the protein MLDRRLHLHLASWLGQWPAGPGLHVVGSHRRARPAWDGRLRPAIAVRAGASTVLSVPPDRVAAVRELARRPKRLLPELPAAVGHRGWALHDDVFRWSSAPAPLPDVGEWISPEDPGLPAWLRLFDRAVLVVRDDRGHYLAGVGIKRHDAYGHELAVGTVPAARSRGLARRLVAQAARRVLDEGAVPTYLHDLRNAASARVAEAAGFPDRGWRSFGVYPS, from the coding sequence GTGCTCGACCGGCGACTCCACCTGCATCTGGCCAGCTGGCTCGGGCAGTGGCCCGCCGGCCCGGGTCTGCACGTGGTCGGTTCGCACCGCCGGGCCCGCCCCGCCTGGGACGGCCGACTCCGCCCGGCGATCGCGGTCCGGGCCGGCGCGAGCACCGTGCTGTCGGTGCCACCGGACCGGGTCGCGGCGGTCCGGGAGCTGGCCCGGCGGCCGAAGCGCCTGCTGCCGGAGTTGCCCGCGGCGGTCGGCCACCGGGGCTGGGCGCTGCACGACGACGTCTTCCGGTGGAGTTCGGCGCCGGCCCCGCTGCCCGACGTGGGGGAGTGGATCTCCCCGGAGGATCCGGGGCTGCCGGCCTGGCTGCGGCTGTTCGACCGGGCGGTGCTGGTGGTCCGCGACGACCGTGGCCACTACCTCGCCGGGGTGGGGATCAAGCGGCACGACGCGTACGGCCACGAGTTGGCGGTGGGGACGGTGCCCGCCGCCCGGAGCCGCGGCCTGGCCCGGCGCCTGGTCGCCCAGGCGGCCCGCCGGGTGCTCGACGAGGGCGCCGTACCGACCTATCTGCACGATCTCCGCAACGCCGCCTCGGCCCGGGTGGCGGAGGCCGCCGGCTTCCCGGACCGGGGATGGCGGTCGTTCGGGGTCTACCCGAGCTGA
- a CDS encoding DUF4396 domain-containing protein, producing the protein MSNANLTRLAITATLHCLTGCAIGEVLGMVIGTALGWSDLGTIALAVGLAFLFGYSFTIRPVLRSGVPLRTAVKVALIADTVSIGVMEVVDNGVMLAIPGAMEAGLTSWVFWASLAGALAVAFVVTVPVNRALIARGRGHAVTHQYHAGHGQHAGHDAGQHEGRAAAGHADHGEHAGHAGHGAEAGHADHAGRDTGHADHAGHDAGRGRR; encoded by the coding sequence ATGAGCAACGCGAACCTGACCCGACTGGCGATCACCGCGACGCTGCACTGCCTCACCGGCTGCGCCATCGGCGAGGTGCTCGGCATGGTCATCGGCACCGCCCTCGGCTGGTCCGACCTCGGCACCATCGCGCTGGCGGTCGGCCTGGCCTTCCTCTTCGGCTACTCGTTCACCATCCGCCCGGTGCTCCGCTCGGGCGTGCCGCTGCGCACGGCGGTCAAGGTGGCGCTGATCGCCGACACGGTGAGCATCGGCGTGATGGAGGTGGTCGACAACGGCGTCATGCTGGCCATCCCCGGCGCCATGGAAGCGGGCCTGACCAGCTGGGTGTTCTGGGCCAGCCTGGCCGGCGCCCTGGCGGTGGCCTTCGTGGTCACCGTGCCGGTCAACCGCGCGCTGATCGCCCGTGGTCGCGGCCACGCGGTCACCCACCAGTACCACGCCGGCCACGGCCAGCACGCCGGACACGACGCAGGGCAGCACGAAGGGCGCGCGGCCGCCGGGCATGCCGACCACGGCGAGCACGCCGGTCACGCGGGGCATGGCGCGGAGGCCGGGCACGCCGACCACGCCGGGCGCGACACGGGGCATGCCGACCACGCCGGGCACGACGCGGGGCGCGGTCGGCGCTGA
- a CDS encoding response regulator transcription factor, producing the protein MTQRVLVVDDDRTVSDVVCRYLEHAGYQVDHVGDGAAALAAVAAEPPDLVVLDLMLPVLDGLEVCRRLRSRPDGVPIVMLTARGDEADRILGLQLGADDYLGKPFSPRELVLRVRSVLRRAGGEPAGTVPQVLTDGGLEVLTGPRVARLHGRELALTLREFDLLAHLMRHPARAFRRTELLERVWGWSFGDESTVTVHVRRLREKVEADPADPRRIVTVWGVGYRYQPTDA; encoded by the coding sequence GTGACCCAGCGGGTGCTGGTCGTCGACGACGACCGGACGGTCAGCGACGTCGTCTGCCGCTACCTGGAGCACGCCGGATACCAGGTCGACCACGTCGGCGACGGCGCCGCCGCGCTGGCCGCGGTCGCCGCGGAGCCGCCCGACCTGGTGGTGCTCGACCTGATGCTGCCGGTGCTGGACGGCCTGGAGGTCTGCCGGCGGCTGCGCTCCCGGCCGGACGGCGTACCCATCGTGATGCTCACCGCGCGCGGTGACGAGGCCGACCGGATTCTCGGCCTGCAACTCGGCGCGGACGACTACCTGGGCAAACCGTTCTCTCCCCGGGAGCTGGTGCTGCGGGTCCGCTCGGTGCTGCGCCGGGCCGGCGGCGAGCCGGCCGGGACGGTGCCGCAGGTGCTCACCGACGGCGGGCTGGAGGTGCTCACCGGGCCCCGGGTGGCCCGGCTGCACGGGCGCGAGCTGGCCCTGACGCTGCGCGAGTTCGACCTGCTGGCGCACCTGATGCGACACCCGGCACGGGCGTTCCGCCGGACGGAGCTGCTGGAGCGGGTGTGGGGCTGGAGCTTCGGCGACGAGTCGACGGTGACCGTGCACGTACGGCGGCTGCGCGAGAAGGTGGAGGCCGATCCCGCGGACCCACGGCGGATCGTGACGGTCTGGGGCGTGGGCTACCGGTACCAGCCGACCGATGCGTGA